The genomic region CATTCCACGACTCCAGTCGGTCTGCTTGGCCGTACCTTGGAGGCGGACTTCCATATCATTCACGGGATCCGTACCCGCATCCAGAATAGCATCAAATGCGTGCGTGAAATTCCATTGGATGTGGATGATGTTGTCTTTGCGCCGATCGCCAGTGCGCAGATCGCTCTCAACCGCCAACGCAAGGATGCGGGAGCGCTCGTGATCGATATTGGCGGTGGTACGACTGACTATGTGCTTTATCTTGACGGAGCGATTGCTGCCTCAGGATGTATTCCTGTGGGTGGAGATCACGTGACCAATGACATTCACCTGGTGACTCACATGCCTCTCTCCAAGGCAGAGAAGGTGAAAAAGACGGAGGGAGATGCCTCTGGAGATCCTGCACGTTCCGTAGGAGTGGTTACGATTCCTGATGAAAAAGGTTTCCCGGAGCTGGAGGTAAAACGCCAGCTGCTCAACGACATTATCCGTGGTCGTCTTGAAGAAACGCTCAATCTTGTGAAGGAGAGACTCCCAGAGGGAGCCCTCCAAAAGATTGGTACCGGAGTTTTCCTGACTGGAGGGACCAGTCTGATGCGAGGCTTCGGCGAATTGGCTAATGAAGTCTTCAATCTTCCAATCTACCGCCCTGAGCAACCTGAGGTGAGTGGAGTGCATGCCTATTTCCGCGATCCTCAGTATTCCACTGCTGTGGGCTTGATCCGATACGCCCAGCTGATGGACGAAGATCGCCCTAAAAAGAGCACCGGTGGCCTCTTCGGAGCCTTGAAAAATATGGTCTGGCCCTTCGGAGCCTAATAGTCAGCGTTTATTGACTGAATGTCAGTTGGTCACGTGCTGTGACTAAAATGGCACAGCTGCGCCTTGGAGGCGATTTTTCATAAATCGGTGATTGTGATGAGATTATGATTGCCAATCACCGGAATCTGGAGATGGTGCGCGGCAGAAAAATCAATTTCAGTACCACATGACCGAAAACATCAGAAACATCGCCATTATTGCCCACGTTGACCACGGCAAGACCACGCTCGTGGACAAGCTTCTGGAGGCAGGCGGAGCCTACCGCGAAAACCAGGAGAAGGTGGAGCGCGCGATGGATTCCATGGATCTTGAAAAAGAGAAGGGGATCACCATCAAATCCAAGAACACCTCGATTCACTGGAACGACCACACCATCAACATTGTGGATACTCCCGGTCACGCCGACTTCGGTGGTGAGGTAGAGCGTGTGATGAAGATGGTGGACGGTGTACTACTTGTGGTAGATGCCTATGAAGGTCCTCAGGCCCAGACACGTTTCGTCTTGCGCAAGGCGCTTCAGGAAGGACTGCACCCGATTGTGGTTGTAAACAAGGTTGATCGTGATTTTGCACGTCCAGAGGAAGTGCACGACATGGTTCTTGAGCTCTTCCTTGAGCTAGAAGCTACTGAAGAGCAGTTCGAAGCTCCGTTCTTCTACGGTTCAGCCAAGAATGGTTTCTTCGTGGCCAGCCTCAATGATGATCAGGTGGACATGACTCCTCTCCTCAAGGGCATTGTGGACAATGTACCAGCTCCAGAAGCGAAGGCAGAAGAAC from Rubritalea squalenifaciens DSM 18772 harbors:
- the ftsA gene encoding cell division protein FtsA; translation: MAKSKIHVGLEIGTSKTCMVVGEVKVDGSVKILGVGETKSVGVRKGEISDYAQVRTCVREALLEAEDVCDVDINSVFLSVTGSHIKGVNNRGTYRLPDDEQEILPEHVEEAKEIARDIAIPTDDVYLHNVVRQYWLDGEEHSTTPVGLLGRTLEADFHIIHGIRTRIQNSIKCVREIPLDVDDVVFAPIASAQIALNRQRKDAGALVIDIGGGTTDYVLYLDGAIAASGCIPVGGDHVTNDIHLVTHMPLSKAEKVKKTEGDASGDPARSVGVVTIPDEKGFPELEVKRQLLNDIIRGRLEETLNLVKERLPEGALQKIGTGVFLTGGTSLMRGFGELANEVFNLPIYRPEQPEVSGVHAYFRDPQYSTAVGLIRYAQLMDEDRPKKSTGGLFGALKNMVWPFGA